TGGGTTTCAGGTGCCATGAACCAAGTTTGCTAAGCGGCGGAAATAGGGCACTACATCATGTGCAACCAGCAAACCAGCTAGCAGAGTAGTGGATAGTCATAATTAGGGGACTCATTCTGTGAAACCCTTGAGAAGATCCTTTTGCTCTTCAGAACAAAATTATCGAGCTCTTCAGAACCAAAATTGTCGACAAACTGTTCTAAGAACTATTTgacagaggaagaagaagaagaagaatcatatcAATGGCGATTGATTCCGTCGACTCCCCATCATCTCCTTCTCCACCTTCTTCTAATTTCAGGTATTTATCGTCAATTTCCCCTTTCCTTGTCGACAGATATTCACAAATAACTCGGGAatttttattgtatttatttttgcAGTCAGCCACGCCATTTCTACTTAGCAGTTGATAGAGTTCAATTCAAGATGGTCTCTCTCTCTCGCTCTCTGTTCATCACTTTTATTTCTCTAAATTCGTTTTATTTTGCAAATAACAAAAATTACTTACGGAGCAGGAAACATTGGTGGATCTGTTGGGAGTTGCAGGGAGACGGTCATCCTTACCAGTGGTGCTTTGTTGCAGCTCTCGTGATGAACTCGACGCTGTTTGTTCAGCTATCAATAATCTTCCTAACATTTATTTGGCCTCTCTGGTACTCATTTCTTTCCTTTCTGTCTCCTACACTGTTCAATTTGGATGCCAAATGAAAACTAGTTAAATTTGGATGCCAAATGAAAACTTTGGATGCCAAAGAATTGGTTTAACTAGCAATCCCCGGTGTTACAGTATAGTGACCTGGCTGAGAACGAACGTGCATTGATACTAGAGAAATTTCGTCAAGGAACAAGTGATTGGAACCGGAGTATCACTGCTCATCCAGGAGACAATAGTGAAAATGGAAATCAAGACCTGAAATCGTCTATGATTGTTGTAACTGATGCCTGCCTGCCTCTTGTCGCTTCAGGAGAGTCACCTATTTCGGCACGTCTGTTAATAAACTACGAGTTGCCAACAAAGAAGGTGTGGTTCCATTATCATTGTGTGGTTTGAAAGGCATATATCATATATCCGAATTTCTCTTTTGGGTTACAAAGGTACCATGTATCTTAAACAAGTAACTGAAATGCATAGACCCTTGTAACTATTAGTACATCAAATTTCAGACAACAGACGTGTAAATAAACGAGCTTCAGATAGTACTTGCAGTCTTAAATTTCTAAAAATGCCCTTTTCTGATTCATGTTTGTGGTCCTTTTATTATTGATATTATcatctgattttattttttttgttccatAGTTTATTTATTTGTATTTTCATCCTTATGTCATGAGGGTTCATGTGAATCTAAGTAGAGTAAAGAACTGATGTCCTATGTTGCATTTGTATGAACAACGCATCTAACGTTGATTTTTCGTTGGATTGAGATCTACGAACCTGTCACTAGAACCTAATGACCGTATATTTACGAATTTTATGGGTACAATGGGTCAATACCAACGGTGATTTACATAGTTAGCATAGCATTAGTTGTTGTTGTTTCCTTTTTGGTTCTGTCCAATTTGTAGCTACTGTAGcttagtcttctttaaatctaaataGTTGTTGAAATTATCTAATGTATTCGGTGAGCAATTACTTATGGTGTCTGGTGGTTGCCTGCAGGAAACGTATTTGAGGCGCATGTCGACTTGTTTGGCATCAGGTTTTCTCTGCCCATTGAATTGAATTAGGCCATGACAGAATTGACATATATTGACATGGTTTTTGGACAAGTTTCCACAGATGGGATCGTGATCAACATGGTTGTGGGTGGTGAGGTGGTAACCTTGAAAAATCTTGAAGAAAGCAGCGGCCTTGTCATAGCTGAGATGCCCATACATGTAAGTTCCATCTGTTTGCTTCTATGCACATTTCATATGTTGTTGGATAAACTCAACATATTACTGTGTGCAGATCTCTGAGATTTTATGAAGATGGAATGTCAATCACGACGGATTGGTTTCTTTGGGGTTAGCTGGATTTCAACCACTTTTCTGTATCCACATGTAGCACTGTGCTTCACTAGTAGAGGCATACTGCTTGCTGGGTTCTTCCGAACAATGGAAGTAATGGAATACAATGGAATCGGGTGTTGCCTTTTCCTCTTTAACTATCTGAGTGTTTCTATATATGAATGCTGTGCCACACTTAGCTTTAAGGGTTTGATCCTCTTAACTGTAAATTTGGGATACACATGAAACCATATTACATATGACTGTTCGTTCAGTTTGTGAAagctttgatatattttttgcaaGACAGAGTTACTAGAATTGAGTTCTGGAGGAATCTTGTACATGCTTTAGTGGTTGATGATTTTTGGCTTTTGATAATTTTGATAGGTTAAATTTCTCCcttcctaaattttattaagaATTGTCTGAATTGCAATAGGTAGCTGTCCAAATTCACATCCTGCTTTGGAAGCAGCTGCTCTGCCACCGTGATAATATAACCTTCCGGACCACATTATGGTTCAAATATACAGGTAAGCTTTCGGTTCTGCTTTTATATGTGGAAGTCAAAACATTGGTTTACTTTCGGTTctgcttttatttcttttagaacttTATGAAGAGATGGTATCGTTAAACAATAAGTAAATGGAGAGGATGGAGGAAGCACCAGGGAGTTTGATTCCATCAAGATAGAGATTGCCTTCTCATCTCTATCCATGATCCTTTAGAATCTTCCCTTCACTACCATTCATACCATTCTTTTCCCAGATGAGgaaagagaattctggaatgATTTTGTTTATTCCTTCCTTTCTTAGGTAGTTTCTTTGTTTGTTATGATCAAACTAGAATCTATCTTCAAAATTGGTTCCTTTTATGATGTTCAAAAGTAGTTGAAGAACGAAGATATGGATAACGTACACTTCAAGAAATAAAAGTATAACACTAGAAAGAATCTCTTACTTTGCAGTTTGCTCTCATCTTCCATGCAATTGATGAAAGAATAAATCCTCAACTTTCTTTACATATAAATAGAACGCAAGCATTGAACTTCGTTTACCATCAAGagttcatcttttcttcaatcttaATTCCACTTGCAACTAGAGAGAATGTCAAAGTTAAGTCTCTTGAGTTTCCAATACAGCCTTTCAAAAAAACTGCCACCAAAAACAATGAGCAGGTGGAGTTCAAATAATAGGCAAAAATCAGGTCTAGCACCAGTTTTCCTCCCAAATGTTGAAGAAATGAGAAGGGTGTTTCAAAGATTTGATACCAACAAAGATGGTAAAATTTCACAAGGAGAATACAAAAATGTGTTAAGAGCTTTAGGAAAACAGAATATCGAGTCTGAAGTAGCTATGGCTTTTGAAGTTGCTGATACAGATGGAGATGGGTTTATTGATTTTAAGGAATTCATGGATGTTAATAAAAAAGGAGGTGGTATCAAAGCTATGGATATTCAGAATGCTTTTAGAGCTTTTGATTTAGATGGTAATGGCAAAATTAGTGCTGAAGAATTGTTAGAAGTATTGAAAAGGCTAGGGGAGAGATGTAGTTTAGAAACATGTAGGAAAATGGTGAGAGGTGTTGATACTGATGGTGATGGTCTCATTGATATGGATGAATTCACTAAAATGATGACCCATACCATGAAACTTCTAGCTTaataatttagggtttggtttatTGTTCTGTATGCATATTTATAATCAGTTTTTTTGTTTATGGTGATCTTACTGAAGCTAGTATTACTGTATCATCAGAGCCTAGTGTAAGTCTctgaaattaaataaataaaaattatctaTTTCCTGTTGTTACTGCATGGTATGATCCACCTTATTGCTGATTCAATGTAGTACGACGGTAATTTTATTGGTTGATGATACCAATGACCTGAGTTCAAAAGTCGTTAGCGCACCAAATTCTTTATtgatcaaaaagaaaacaaaattccaTAAACTAGTTTGTTtctttgactttaggttgttagcaccaaattctttagtGATCAAAAAGAAGAAATAGTTCCATAAACTAGTTTGTTCTTTGATTTTAGGTTGTGTTGATTTAGTTATCAGTTTGTAATCTGTTGCATCATCTAATTTGAAAATTCAACAGCTTAAGAACACTGCCTCTCAGTGCCTAGTATTTATTGGTTTCAATGAGCATGCTATCATGGAGTACATATCCTTGCTCGTTGGTACCTGAGGCAGTGTTGATTACTAGTGTGTCGATGGTACATGCTATACACCCTTGTCTGGTTTTTGGCTGCCAAGTTTCAGGTAAAGCTCGCGTGCAAATAGTAATGGAACGGTTTGTTGATTTTATTCAAGTTCCAACTTCCATCTCGAAGACTCCACTTACGAACTTATGGCGGTGATTATATCTGGCTTCCCACTCTTGGTCACAGACACATGTTGTGCACGTACAGAAGGAGAAACTCATCTTCTGTCCTTATGGGCCTAGCTTTCATTTTATCAAAAACCTTAGAAATGCAGCTTTTATGGTTCCCTTATATGGACCATTTCCAAGGCATTCCATGCTTTTGCGGAACATGCTTTGGTTCCAAGTGACTTCGTTTTGTAGTTTTGCTGCTCCTTGTATAACCGTACAATGTTGAGATCCTTTGGTAACGTTATGAAATGCCAACCATAAGCGTAAAAATTATTCTTCCGAACTCAATAACACCTCCTTGTCAAACCGTCCATTTAGTACCTTTTTTTGTTATTAATTAGCATCTTTTTTACATGGATTTATTAGGACACTGGAATTCTTTTACCTTTTACAGTACTCGTAATTGGTAGGACTTGGGATACAGTACTCGTAATTGGTAGGACTTGGGAGTAGTATTTAGGGGAAACGCTAGGGggcataaataaaattttgaggACCCTAATACGAGCAGTTATGGGTTGTTAGTGACTAGTCCGACTTGGTATCTCAAGAGAGGTTGTGAGCGACGTTAATGAATGTATTGTGTGGTGCTTTTGCGTCTTTCTATTTTTCTCAAAGGTAATAGACAAGCAGATGGGGCGGCCCGGCCGATCTTTTAGCAAAAGGGGCATCTAATAATGTGCTTGGGGAGTGGTTTGGGTATCCACCATAGAGTCTTTGTGCATTGGTTTTGCTTTGGCGAcacaccaaaagaaagaaaaaaaatccttattagagcatctccaatggattGCAGTGTGTATCCTATGTGGGTGGTACAGGTAGACATCCTTATAAAATGTGAACTCAAAAATTTCCTACAATTTAGGAATTTGAGAAAAATTATCTCCAATAATAAATGTTTTGTAATCCATTTTAATTTATCTAATTGGTTGAAATATTtcctttacttttattttttattttctgttggtttAATATGTGACTAAGATTTATCACATCTTCCAGAAGAACCTGAAACCAGAGGATGGAGTAGAGATGTGGTAATAACTAACTCACCACGTCATCTTCACACCCTCCTTCACATCTCTGTTGGAGAAGACTTTTTTTATAAAAAGTGCAAAAATCCTTTGTGGCCTATAATATAGGAATGTGAGAAACTCCCATTGGAAATGCTCTTAGATTAAAGGAGAAAATTGCAAAATTTTCAGATCATAAAATAAATGTCACcgtcaaaaagaaacaaaatcgcATCATGATAAGTAGAAACCCTGACACACATCGGCCCAACTAGAACTTCACATTAACTATGCTGCCATTGTGTAATGTGTATAGCTGGCCGAAAATGCTAGATAGACACCACATTTTCTATCTTCATGTAAGAAAACGGTctttccctttattttattttttctttgattgtTTATTCCGTTTGGATAACACATCAGAAGTAGCTTTTCGACTTTTAGAAATCGAAAAATCAGAAGGCAGTTTGACTGTCAAATTTCAAAATGATTTCTAGAAGTCGAATAGTTAACTTTTTTGTGGAATAAAATAGTTTTGTTTCTGACTTTGGTTTctggagaagcagaagtcagaagcaaattTGTATCCTATAGCAacttcttctttccattttcttttcttattttgattcTTCTCTCTACTTTGATTCTTCTCTCtacttgtgaacacataaatcacgagagaatccacgtgttcacaaacaatgttcgcacacacaaaaactcttgaatTAAATGACACATGCATAGAAAGGATGATACTATCGATTCATCGAATCAAAGCTTCGGGCTTATCACTGCCTAGTCGAGTAATATCAGGAATTGATCGTATAAGGAGTAAGAATACAAATACGAACAAAAATACGAAACATGAGGGATATACGATGAATgtaaaagtgctgaaatgtaaataagatggagatttatgtggttcggcactaaggcccacatccacgggggttggtgtttcactatctATTGAatgttacaaagatagtcgaatgacttttgagtATACATTAGTCTGCGGAAGCAGGggatttacttactcttcctatttctctctcttatgttCTCCTCTAAGGATTGTGGATTGGTCGACctc
This DNA window, taken from Papaver somniferum cultivar HN1 chromosome 3, ASM357369v1, whole genome shotgun sequence, encodes the following:
- the LOC113356834 gene encoding ATP-dependent RNA helicase eIF4A-like → MAIDSVDSPSSPSPPSSNFSQPRHFYLAVDRVQFKMETLVDLLGVAGRRSSLPVVLCCSSRDELDAVCSAINNLPNIYLASLYSDLAENERALILEKFRQGTSDWNRSITAHPGDNSENGNQDLKSSMIVVTDACLPLVASGESPISARLLINYELPTKKETYLRRMSTCLASDGIVINMVVGGEVVTLKNLEESSGLVIAEMPIHISEIL
- the LOC113356835 gene encoding calmodulin-like protein 1 — encoded protein: MSKLSLLSFQYSLSKKLPPKTMSRWSSNNRQKSGLAPVFLPNVEEMRRVFQRFDTNKDGKISQGEYKNVLRALGKQNIESEVAMAFEVADTDGDGFIDFKEFMDVNKKGGGIKAMDIQNAFRAFDLDGNGKISAEELLEVLKRLGERCSLETCRKMVRGVDTDGDGLIDMDEFTKMMTHTMKLLA